Genomic segment of Hydra vulgaris chromosome 11, alternate assembly HydraT2T_AEP:
atatatgtatatatatatatatatatatatatatatatatatatatatatatatatatatatatatagatatatacaggCCCTATCAGAGGGGGGGGACCACACGGGCCATTTGGCCTAGGCCTCGACCTAAATAGGGGCCTCCAAATTTTTTCggaaatttaatatatttttattaaattgtgaTAACATGAgcaattacataaaattttaatctatgttgagacaatattttaatatacttaattaattgattattaatacacataattattattttaattaaattatttgtgttGTATTAAGTTTGttctgatatttattttaattcagtCATTAATAATTGTTGTTTGCAGCAAGATcgataacttttaaaactaatgccattgctaaatttaaacatgaagaaaaaatttgaaagtggTGCATCCAAAAGGcgaaaaagacaaaaaattgaAGAAGAAACAAAGAGCAGTAACATCATTTCTAAGACCACTGGAAAATCAAGCCAACCCAACACACGGTAAATCAGATATTGAAATATCCGGAACTACATCTTCTGAAAAATCAATgttacaacaaaacaaaaatcccCAGATAGATACAAATGTGCAAGACATCTCAAATACAACTTGTGTCTCTGAATCTGGAATTTCAGATTTAGAAAGCTTGGAATCAAATTGTGAAAATTCATTGATTCACCAAAGCAACAGTCAGCAGAGGGAAACAAATTTGCAAGCCATCTCAAATGATAATTGCATCTCTGATtctgaaattttatattcagaAAGTTTGGACCAAAAATGTGAATCAGATTGTTCTAATAtatcaaaattgattttgtCTGACATTGGCACTGTTGACAAACGAAATATTACTCAAATGCAAGAAagttttcaaacaaactttttaattccaAACAATATTCCACGAGATTCTTATAATCACGCCTTTCCTACTCGTCTGAGATCAAAAATTCTTCCCAATGGTGAGATATGCACAAGAGATTGGCTTTGCTGGAGTGATGTGCAACAGTCATTCTATTGTGCACCCTGCTTTCTTTTGAACAAAAGTGATTCCAAGGTATCCACCTTTTCAGAACAGTTAGGTTGGAATATCACCAGGGGTTGGAGAAAGTTGGAAGACCGAATACCAGCACATGAAATGTCTGTATTACACAAACAAAACTATGTCAAATGGAAATCAGCCAGTAGAGCAGCCATCAGAAAAAGTTCTATTGATAATTTACTAATAACAGAATTGTCAACTGAAACCAGTAATTGGACAAAACTTCTTGAGCGCCTTTTGAACGTCATTCTTTTTCTTTCTGAACGTGGGCTTGCTTTATTTGGTTCCAGTCAACACATTTATGACCCTGACAATGGAAACTTTCTCGGAATAATTGAGCTCCTCAGCAAATATGATCCAATTTTATTAGAGCATGTGAAAAAGGTCCATGAATCTCAACTGAACAAAAAGCGCTTACAAGTTCATTATCTGTCCACCCGgattcaaaatgaatttattgaaCTCTGTGGATCTTTTGTTCAAACCAAAATTATTGAAGAGATTCAAAAcaccaaatatttttcaattgttgTTGATGCAACACCAGACTGCTCTCACAAGGAGCAAACAACTTTCATTATccgttatataaaaattaatggaTCTAAATTTTCCATTGAAGAACGGTTTCTCTATTTTGACGATTACTCaaaaaaaactggaaaagaAATTGCAGCAAGGATTCTTCACGTTCTAACTTTGTTGAACATAGATTTTAAACTGTGTACTGGTCAGGCATACGACAATAGTCCAAACATGGCTGGAAAATACAAAGGTGTGCAAGCAGTTTTGCTAGAAGAAAATCCAAACTGTATGTTAGCCAGCTGTGGAAATTACACTTTAAACCTTGTTGGTGTTGATTGTGCTGAATCATGCAAAGAAGCAATTCTTTACTTTGGAATTGTGCAGTAAATGTACAATTTCTTCAGCAGTAGTCCACAAAGGTGGGAAATTCTCAAGCAACATGTACCTGCTTCACTACATGGTATTTCCAAGACCCGATGGTCAGCAAGGATTGAAGCAGTAAAACCAGTTGCCCGTCACTTGAATTCACTGAGAACAGCTTTATAAGAGCTGCAATCTCTCAATCTCACAGTATCAGCTCAGTCAGAACTTCAGTCCATTCAAAGGTATTTGTCAAAATTTGAATGCATTGTAATATCATCTTTATGGATGAAGCTCCTCACAATGATTCACCAAACCAATCTTATAATTGAGGCAAGAAATGCAACTCTAGATGTTGAAAtggaaaacattaaaaatctcaTGGACAGCATTCAACAGATTCGTGAAAAATGGGATGCTGTTCTGAGTGAGTCAAAATTAATTGCAATGAATATTGACATTTCACCAGAATTTTCTACCACTCGAAAGTTGAAAACACAATTTGATTCAGAACAGaacaataaaatcaatgtattttatgtaataatcgGCTCTATTCTAGCAGGTCTTAAACGTCGATTTGAGTCACAACAACAAATTTGTAGTATTTTTGGATTTCTTTGGCACTTCAACAAGATGAGCAATGAAGAACTACTCAGTGCCACaacaaactttcaaaaaaagtacCACAAGGAAATACTGTCTGATATTTCTGATGAGATAATCTTTCTGAAACAAATTTACTCCACAAACTTTACATCAGATTGCAAACCAAAAGAATTGTTTCAAGAAATATTAGAACTTGGACTGTCTGGTGTTTTTCCTAACATATCAATTGCTTTGCGAATTTTTATCAGTTTGCCTGTCTCAGTGGCTTCAGGAGAAAGGTCATTCAATGTGTTGAAACAAGTAAAGAACTATCACCGTTCAACCATGGGACAAGAACGCTTGAATGGACTTGCAATGTTGAATATTAACTGTGATATTGCAAGAAAACTCGATTTTTCAACAGTTGTCAGTGCATTTGCAAAAGCAAAAGCaagaaaagcatttttaaaataaaaattattactaatttgctgtttttttatttattatgcaatGGCAGTTATTTTATGGTAAGGGCCTCAAAATTTGTAAATGGCCCGGGCCTCACTCAGTGTCTGAAAGGgcctgtgtgtgtatatatatatatataaatatatatatatatatatatatatatatatatatatatatatatatatatatatatatatatatatatatatatatatatatatatatatatatttatatatatatatatatatatatatatatatatatatatatatatatatatatatatatatatatatatatatatatatatatatatatatatatatatatatatatatatatatatatatatatatatatatatatatatatatgaagagtgtattttcaaaatacggtatatccatttttgtggtattgagataattgaattttttcGTCACACAATCATGACTcgtatatttggaaaaattattgttgattAATGTATCTATACGTAAAGTATAttagataatattaataattgaaatactgttaaataaaaaaatatattttttgtctatAAATTAGCATTTACTTTCAAAATACTGTATATCCAATTACAGCTTATTAGCAAAATGCGGTATATCCactttataaagatattatggaaaatttataaactttaaaagacctaaataacttttaataatcaattttatttaaaatattgtataactctgtgtatttaatgtttggtaattatattttaacgaTAATGTGAATGTAAATGTTCTGGATAAgtaatgtaaactattatttttcaaaattcacgATTgcgaatttaaaattattttggagaGTTAAATATGAGCCAATAACccataatacttttttattttatatttaattttaaagtttaaaaaatagtgaTAGTGTAGTTGTAATAACGATgatcagatttttaaaatattgctttttcaAGGAAAGAAGCATCAACACTATGCTTATTTCTTGTTTGTCTATAGCAGGCATATAAAGTAGACAAAG
This window contains:
- the LOC136086790 gene encoding zinc finger MYM-type protein 1-like, with the protein product MIHQTNLIIEARNATLDVEMENIKNLMDSIQQIREKWDAVLSESKLIAMNIDISPEFSTTRKLKTQFDSEQNNKINVFYVIIGSILAGLKRRFESQQQICSIFGFLWHFNKMSNEELLSATTNFQKKYHKEILSDISDEIIFLKQIYSTNFTSDCKPKELFQEILELGLSGVFPNISIALRIFISLPVSVASGERSFNVLKQVKNYHRSTMGQERLNGLAMLNINCDIARKLDFSTVVSAFAKAKARKAFLK